The proteins below are encoded in one region of Planctopirus limnophila DSM 3776:
- the rpoN gene encoding RNA polymerase factor sigma-54 — MQLNLGQHMKMSQQMRLAPRMIQSMEILQLPVLALQERIEQELAENVCLEMRLDEPDAPGKLAEMELAREEAFETPISAKEMAGKDEANGEAAFERLLEISQDWPEDNYTSGSKPSSNRIDEAGDRAHDMIANITEKPQSLHDHLLDQFSYFTVPREIRDFGEFLIQNLDHHGRLQSPLNDLIQLYGRHVRLEDAQQALSLIQKLEPAGVGARDAKECLLLQLNEDTPFRDVLAVLITQHLEDLAQNRLPLIERKTGYSLNLIKEALKELQKLNPYPGAEFESRPNQTVSPDLYLEQDENGKYVVRLEDEYTPRLRISKRYIEMMRQGASDPTTREYIKRKVESAKWLIESIEQRHNTLKRVAQAIVDHQIEFLEKGPEFISPLKMQQIADIVKVHVTTVSRAVDDKWIQTPRGLFPLKRFFGGGTTTAEGEEVAWHIIRLKLKEIVDGENKDDPLSDDALVEELAKHGFNLARRTVTKYRKALNIPSSRQRRSY; from the coding sequence TCGAGCAGGAACTGGCTGAAAACGTCTGTCTCGAGATGCGCCTCGACGAACCCGATGCTCCCGGCAAGCTCGCCGAAATGGAATTGGCCCGCGAAGAAGCCTTTGAAACCCCCATTTCTGCCAAAGAAATGGCAGGCAAAGATGAAGCGAATGGCGAGGCCGCCTTCGAGAGGCTTCTGGAAATCTCCCAGGACTGGCCGGAAGACAACTACACGTCCGGCAGTAAGCCCTCTTCGAATCGGATCGATGAAGCTGGTGATCGCGCTCACGACATGATTGCGAATATCACCGAAAAGCCGCAGTCACTTCACGACCACCTCCTCGATCAGTTCAGTTACTTCACAGTTCCGCGAGAAATTCGCGATTTTGGCGAATTTCTGATTCAGAACCTCGATCATCACGGCAGGCTGCAGAGTCCGCTCAACGATCTGATTCAGCTCTATGGTCGGCACGTTCGCCTCGAAGATGCCCAGCAGGCATTGAGCCTCATTCAAAAGCTCGAACCCGCAGGTGTCGGTGCCCGCGACGCCAAAGAGTGCCTGCTCTTACAACTCAACGAAGACACCCCTTTTCGAGATGTACTGGCAGTGCTCATCACCCAGCATCTGGAAGACCTCGCGCAGAACCGATTGCCACTGATCGAACGAAAAACAGGGTACTCGCTGAATCTCATCAAAGAAGCCCTCAAAGAGCTTCAAAAGCTGAATCCGTACCCGGGGGCTGAGTTCGAAAGTCGGCCCAATCAGACTGTCTCACCCGATCTTTATCTGGAACAGGATGAGAACGGCAAGTACGTCGTGCGCCTCGAAGATGAGTACACGCCCAGGCTGCGGATCAGCAAGCGTTACATTGAGATGATGCGGCAGGGAGCATCCGATCCCACCACGCGCGAATACATCAAACGCAAGGTGGAATCAGCCAAGTGGCTGATTGAATCGATCGAACAGCGACACAACACACTCAAGCGCGTGGCTCAGGCCATTGTTGATCATCAGATCGAATTCCTCGAAAAAGGCCCGGAGTTTATTTCGCCTCTCAAAATGCAGCAGATTGCGGATATCGTCAAAGTCCACGTCACGACCGTCTCGCGTGCTGTCGATGACAAGTGGATCCAGACACCACGGGGACTGTTTCCACTCAAAAGGTTCTTTGGAGGCGGTACGACAACGGCCGAAGGGGAAGAGGTTGCCTGGCACATCATCCGCCTTAAACTCAAAGAGATTGTTGATGGTGAGAACAAAGATGACCCATTGAGCGATGATGCTCTGGTCGAAGAACTCGCCAAGCACGGCTTCAACCTCGCCCGCCGCACGGTGACCAAGTACCGCAAAGCGCTGAACATACCTTCAAGCCGCCAGCGCCGCTCGTATTAG